DNA from Solanum stenotomum isolate F172 chromosome 3, ASM1918654v1, whole genome shotgun sequence:
caacaaaatcaagaatattACCCTTGTATTAGTTGTCACTTTAAGAAATATGTTAACTTTCAGCGCAAGTTTTTTGCtgtcttgaatttttttggtaTGGAATAATGATTCATGACAATTCTACCAATTATAAACTCATAGATTTATTTTATCTGGCTGTTCCAAAATGTTCATAAATTTCACCATGAGAAAATAATCCCGCTTATCCACTGTCAATGTGCTAAATATACATCTGAACCTAGAGACTATGCCAATTTTCGGGTTGAATCTCTCAGCCATTTCTGTTCAACACAGGTAAACTTAGGGAGTTTTACCATTGACAACTGCGCTGGTTAGTGTATTTCATTGGTCCATCTAGGGAGTCGTGGTACCCTATGCATAAGATCAACTTTTCTTTCTAGACAGCTTTGAAGGCATTAGAGACTTGGAGTAATTGTAGTAAATGCAATCTATATCTTGTTCATCTGGGGAGTCGTGGTACCCTTTGCATAAGACCAACTTTTCTTGCTAGTCAACTTTGAAGGCATTGGAGTAATTGTAGTAAATGCAATCTATATCTTGTTCTTCAATTGCATTACTTGAAGTGGTTCCTGATGTGTGAGagcattttctttcttctttctggAGTTGTGGGGTGTTTGGGCAGGTGCTGCTAATGCGTAACAGAATCAGTTACAAATTGGTACAGAGATGTGGTTGGTGAAGACAAGTAGTTGGTTTGAGCTGTTTACATTGATTAGAGTATGTTTAAAGTAGAAGAAGTATGACTGCGCAGTTTGATtgactttaatattatattatgtataataGATATTAACTTCCTacttaatttttcttcttctttttgggtGCACTTGTACCAGACCGTACAGAATCAGCAACGTGCAGAAAGGGATGCTGCTCTTGCTCGCTTAGAGCAAAGCCGAATTGTACTTGCAATGCGATTGGCTGAACATCCGGGTAAGAAATATAAATTCATTGAAGAAGCTCAATCTTTGGTGGGAGATGTTCGTAATGCCAGTCAGTTTGTTTCTCCTGAAAATCTGTATGGTCCTGCTACAAGCGCCACAGGTGAAAATTTAACGACGCAGATAAGGAAGAGAACAAATGCTCTATTCAATATATTCTTTTCTAGTTTTGATTTCTTTAGGAAGTCTCTTAGAGTGGATGAAGTGGGTGGAATTTTGGGGAATGCAGCCTTGGTTGCAATCAGCATGCTTGCACTGATGCATCTGCAGCAAGTTGGTAGCAAGGAAAAATACGTTTTGGACCTACCATTAGGACAAGATGTTGACTACAACAGAAATATCAGAAAACTCTCTCAGCCCGAGGGATCATCTTCTGGTCTAAATTTGGATGTGTTGTCAGctaggggctgaaatgtaaaaTTATGGTGAGAATTGGGGAAAAAGGGTATTATGTTACTGTCTTTTTGGAGTAGAAATTTGTTTTTCTCTCTGTAAAAGTTTTAACAAAATGTTTGATATTTGCCCCAATTGCGCATGGTTGGTATTGTAGTCAAAATTTTCCGAGGTGGGAAAACCAAGTTTCCTATGGTAGACAAAAGTGTTAAAGAAGGGGACGTATCAACCAAGTATGTTTTTGCTATCTGTGATGTTGTAAAGATTGACAGCTGCATTTCGTTGGAACATATTAGCAATTTTATACTGTAGTCTATGTATGTTTCAGCGTGAAGCTCAACAAATCTCGACTACTTGTTGCCAATAACCGTGTCATTCTGTTTCAAGTAAAGGTAATACACAGAGTGTTGTGTATTAGCATTTAGAAGATTATAAAACATGCACGGACAAGTGAATGCTGATTGTCAATGTGTAGCAAACAGATGACATGTTTAAAAAAGGTGCTATATTTACAGGTCCAGAACCGGAataatgtgtatttttttttgccAAAGAATCAAACTAGTGTGTAAAAGAAACCATAGCACAATTCATGCACGCCAAAGGCCATGGGTCGagttttttatatacataacgCATGTAAAATGCAAACTAATTTTAGGAGCTTCGTCGATGACCATAATAAAATTGGAAGTTGAATACATGGTTCTACCTAAACTGCAGTATAAGTTCATAATGAGAAATGAATCGAACATGactaagaaataagaaaattaaaatagaaaatgaaacCTTTTTTGACAAGTATTATTTGCTAATCTAAACTAGAAGGGGGAATTAGTAGTATAGTGGGCAAATTTCAAGAGAAACAAGTCACGAGAGCAAGCCAGAAGGAACTGGTAGCAGTTTCTTATATAGAAGTTAATTAATAAGATCTAAGGAAGAATAGCCCACATTATTTCAAACATGGAATGcataaacttaaaatttgaCTAAGAGTTACATACTCATCTAAAAGCATTTACAAACTCAGTAAAAACTACTTCCAACGGTAGCACGAAACTCGTGGATGGAAGAGCTGCCTGGCAGAGAAATCAGTGAAATGACAGTCCAAAAGAGAAGCCAACGAGCTGCAAAATTATTGCACAAGAGAGTCCCACTAACATTATTTTATTCGCTTTCCTTGGGCTTAGGGATTTTCTTATATTCATAATCATTAATATCAACCTTCTCTTGCAAAGCCTGCAAAGGAATTAAATAGGCATCAAAGTAAGCTTTAGTAAGGAATTCAACACACGCATACATACAAATGATGACTATTTGTACCTTTAGTTCTTCCTCCAAGTTCATTTTTTTGGGGTTATATGCATTGACAGGTCCAAACCGGGAAAGAGCTTTTCTTGTTTCGATGATTTCCCACTCTTGATCATCCTTTACTTTAGCTATATCCTTGCTGAACTACAAAATTTTGCACCACTTAGTCTTAAGCCAAGGGGGAAAAAAAGGACAGTGTCTGAAAACCGCACACAATCTATGGCAGGAGAAAACTGTCCCCAAAAAACAGGGAGATCACCAAAATGTCAAAACTTTGTCTATCTAGAAGCTACACTGCTTAGGAGTGAGCATGAACCACATAAATACACCCAGAGGGGGTAAGAGATGGCATATTTTAATGCCTAGCCCTCATATTGACAGTAGACTCAGGCCGACTGAAATAGCCCATAAAATTTATGGCTTTCATTTCAGCTACTGAAATTCAACTCTAGCAGGATGCCAATAGTTAGTACCATTACCAATACACATATAAGTATCACTTTACCTATGATGATCCGAAAAGATATGAGTCAATATAACATCATGGTACGAGAAGTCAAAAGCACAACGGTCTAAAACAAGAAGAGATAAATGACAATTAGGTAACAAGAAGGTAAATGAAAATCTCCTCCTGACTAACTTACTTTTCTTGAGCTATTAATATCTTTAGCCTTGAATTGCCTTGAATACACTTTATTATGGcatttatcattattttttttgccaaaaagTAACAATGTTATAAATATCAACAGAACAAAGGTTGTGCCATATTTACAgtagagaaaaacaaaaaacagtATCTTGATAACTCTTACAAGGACTTGACTGCTACATAGGAGCCTGAGGTATCCAAAACCCATTATCGATTAACATGTAAATGTCTTCCCTCGCTGACTTCCTCAACATATGGACTCAGATGTCTAAAACTTACTattaactattcaaaataaaagaaaatactacgTATTAGTTACAACTGAGGAAGCAGCAACTATGAAAGCTTTGAAAAGCCAGAAAAATGCATCAAAAGGAACATCAAAGAATAACTTAACTAATATACACAATGACAAGTAAATCAGAACCAAACTAAGATCGAGTTCCGAGCTCACAATACCAGATAGTTATATAAGGACTAAGTGTAAACAAGGACAATTACATAAAATTGATAAAACTAGGGAAAGGTTAACAATTATTAGCGCTAGGATTTTGGGAGCTGTGCCAACAAAAAGGCCGGAAATGCAAAATTTGGAATAGATTCGTCAGTTTGCAAGTGTTAAACGAGCATCAGTTGGGTAATTTGACTTATTTTGACATTAAGTATAACTAACCTGCCTTGCAGAAGTTGGCTAAGACCAATAGATCCAAGCACTGTTAGTGAGATCATAGGAAGTCCATATCTCATAAATGGTGATTTCCTGCCCAATCTTTTGAACGAGGAAGCTGGGTTTTGAACGCTGGCAGTAGAGGAGGCTGCTCGTTCATTAGCTTTATTAGGCTGACTCATTGTAGTCTGGGTAGTTGTCATGGAGTCAGGTCACCTGCTTCACAATCTAAAACTAATCAAGAAGTGGGGTGACAACAATAAGCAGTCGATCAAATAATTACACTATTTCCTAATCAAAAGATGAACCTTCTCCGTTCACAAAATTAAAAGTCCAATCTTCTAAGACATCCTTTTCTATTCATACTTGAGAATTTATAAAGTCCAACTATTTACTAAAGCTCAACagaaaaatacatattttcaaacatattattattaatttttatttccaGACATATTGTGACGAGTGTTTCAtgtgttttttcattttaaaaaaatgataatgaGCTCTATAAATTTCTACTCTTTGATAACTCTTTAATACTAATATTCAACCTGACATGTTTAAATgataaagttatatattttgatatacaTTTAATACGTTTAtcctaaaatcacaaaatttaaaaattattatatattttttagaattttatgtcaaattaaaaaaagacaaGTAAATTAAAGCAGAAGGAgtaccaagaaaaaaaatcttctgTCTCGATTTATGATTTGGATTGATATAAttgtcaaataaataaaaatttgaaataagttattttaaacGTGTTATAATATTTACATAGTTATATAAGATATGAAACTCGTGACCTTAGATATGTTACAAATTTTTTGTGCTTACTAATTAGAGGTAGAGCAAACATTTAAATCTTAAcacaaattctaaaaaaatgacATCAGGTATTAGTAATTGAATTTGAACTGCTTATAAAATTTGATAAAGATAGTATAGTTAGCaataaaatggaagaaaaactAGGAGTGGAAAGGATGGACAGTCATTTGGTAACTGGCTTGGACTGATCTCGTTTGGTTTACCGAATAGATAAACCTAATTCTTTGTTTAACAAGAAGCTTTTTGTCTGCAACTGTGTCCACAGGAATAGATCAGAAGATGCTAAAGTAAATTTTAAAGCTAGTAGACAACTTGAAACAAAGCAGGTTCTACAGATGCAACAACAAGGCAAAACCACCACCAAAGGCTGCAACACTTCTAACTTTGGCCTCTGCAAGTTTATGGACACCCAAAATGAGACGGCGAGTGACCTTTGGAGTCGCAATCTTCCATGGACCAAGAGGTGAAGCTAGCATATTTGATAGAACTGCCTTAAGCTAAAACAACTAGACATCCAACTCAAGTCAAGGGCAAGAACACACCAGAATACATCATCTCAAACTAGCAAATGACTCATAAACGATGAACTTTTGTCCATGACTCCAATACGACTTTAAGCTTGAGAGAAAATGAATTCAAATCATGTTAATATGCTGAAACTAACATTAAATAAGCCCAAACACTAGTGCACAACCTTAAGCAAGaatcaaataagaaaagataGCAAATCAAGACTCAAAACTGAGCTACAATCTAGAAACAACATAGTGAGACTAAACAGTGGTAGCATTTTGAAATATATAGGGCACTTAACAGAGGGAAATCACAAAGTTTCAAACAAAGAGCGGAATTTGAATGAATTAATCAGATACATCACCGATTCATAATCAATAGTCAATCAAAATCCTAACATTTAAACATCTCATGCAGTTAAGAATCACGCCAACCATTATATGGACTAAAACAGAAGAGTTAAACATACAAAGAAAACAACAACTAGTTCATGCTAAGGGAGGATCGAATCAGTACAAGACGCATATCATtcgaaaagaaagaaaggagatAAGGGTGAAGTTGTCACCTTTTTGAAATGAACGCAAAGCCTAAGGGAATTTCTCCTTCCGAACCTTCGTGGCTACAATACTATATTTAGATTAAATTTTCAGCTTCACCTATTTTAGTATCCCACCAGCCGCCTCTCCAATTTAGGAGATTTTCAAATTCCTTGGTTGGCCAGCAAGAAATTGGTACAAAATGCAACAGATTTCTATTGAGAGCCGTTTGATTTCAAAGCAAAAGACAGAAGCAACAACCTGTACCGATTCGACAAGGTTCTTGGTACAACGAAGAGCTGCTGGGTTTGGGCGTCGTTGCGAAGAAGAAGACGAATACGGGTCCTTTTTGTGGGCTGCTGATGGGTTAATGTTGGCTGGGCTGAAGAATTGGGTCTTTTGGAATTGTGTATGAAAATTACCCCAAAAAGGTTTAAGGGCCCAAGGATTGCAATTATAACCCATTCGAGTTAAGAAGTTAGTCAAATTAAATTTAACGGCTAAAACTTAAATAAGACGAATcgaaattaatataattaactaacaaacttcttaatattaatgaaataaaataattagcttaattataaactaactcaaaaatataaatataaattattgggCTTCTATTTCATGCTATGTAACTCATTGTAAGTGTCTTTTGATCGGTTCACATGAAAGCCCAAATGTCCCATACTAAAGTCCACCATAAACTGAGCCAGGAtatatcttcttcatcataTATTTGTGAACACGTACGATTTACTCAAGATAAAGATTATTGGGAAACTTACGTAAATATATCCTTTCGCCATTTAGTTTACCAACATTAATATTGAAGtatatacattatttatatactttgattgtatatgttatatataggtatatgtatattagtataaaatatgtattatcTATATACtatatacattattttgtaaattagaTGGTCAATTGATATTTGAGTGGGACCTAGCTACAAATGAAATGGTCCTCCTGGATAATCTTGATTAATTAGATAAGCATGCTACCTATACTTATAAGAAAAGTTGTTATTAAGAAATGGCCCATCTAAAGAAAACTTGGAAAATCAgtaatctttttttaataaagtagTGAATTTTGTAATTGCATGGGATTTGGAATGGCCCCTTGAAATCTCTACTACTTTTACTAATACATATCTTTTTGGCTGGCGactctttaataaaataatagtggGGAATGGATTGATGGTGGCATTTCCACGTTATACATGTattcaaatatcttttttttttataacaagaagttgctcggatggtaaacACCTCTCATCCAAAGGTTATGAGTTCAAGTCATCAAGGGAGTAAAAAGGCGGGAACTCTTAAAGGAAGGGGTTACgaataatatatatctatatatatatatatatcgacaATCAAATGATATATTAtatagaaaatcaaaatttgagtCAGAAAAATACTTCATCACGTATTCAAGTGCTTAATTCAAGTATCTAAATGAAATGTACGAACAACTCTAATAAGTTATCGAtatattcaacttttttttttttttttttgtttgagttCTCACTAgaatataatcataattataACATAGCATTCCATATTTGAAGGGCCAATATGTCTATAAGACAAAAAAGAACAGAAAAACATTCTCCTGTTTTTTTGTCTaccttttccttcttttctaaGGTAATCTTTTAATTAACGAATTTAGGCGTGCAATATTTGTGTGCTTTCGGCAATTGGCTATGTAGACTctcaaataatatttcttttttgtatttaaatttatagGTCAACCCCAAAAGGGTGATGTATTTATGATACAATCATGAGTTCATCTTTATAGTACGTTGAGACATATATCGTATATTATTACATGCATctaatattgtaaattaataagATCTCAATCAAAAGTTGCTAGAGCTAGACCAATAAATCATGAAGTGTTCTTTTTCATGTCTTTATCAAAATGTTCacttttctttctattttttatttttaaaaaaatcaaattgtaGATCctgatatacaaatatattatgtaaTTTTAACTATTTGAGAATATTAGATATCTTGTCTGTTGAGTATGTGAACAAAAGTACTcaatttctttttcatgaaACAACTTTtgattgatataattttaacgATTTGAGAGTATTAAGTACCTTGTTTATGTTACAATAATTTGAGTTTGTGATTTTAAGGTTGTTGAGACTTTACTAGTTAGACAAAGGTCTCAATAACTTGCTCAAGTTTTACATCATCAAACTCTAATATTCCATTTAGGTTGAGCTAATTTGTAGCATCAtttcacttattttattaaaaatggaAATTAATAAGCTAAATATACTCTCTCCATCTAGTTATCATAAATGAAATTTCGAATGTCTTGATTGATCCTTGAACATAAATGTGATTGTATTATAAAATTTGCACCCGATATTTTCTAACTAATTATCCATCTTTTCAAAGTGTGATTCTTACGTTGTGTATGATCATGCACAAGTACATGCATATCATTTAATGTCGATACTTTTGTATGAATTACAATCTAGGAAATCAATTCGTCGTCAACCACTGATCTATTACAAGTGAATTACAAGCTAGGGAATATCAAATCAAAGTTGAACCAACTGAGCTATTGAGAATTTCCGAAATTTTAACATTTGATCTAcccctctttcttttttttactatgTGATTAGAGTGGAGGGGTACTATTTTTGCACAAATCTCAATTTTGATCATATGACAAGTTGGCAAGATCCATTTTGTGGGAAAAGTAGGGGTCggtttgaagaaaaaatgaccGGACCCGACCCAGATTTAACGCGCAACCTATAATCCGGGCCCATCAATGTGTTGTCGGTGGGTAAATAGTTGAGTAAAATGGGCCCATTTAGTACAGGGCTTTTACCCACTTGAGCAGACGCTCTTCACAAATAAACTGACTCAAACCACGTGACTCCTAATACTATTTTATTGACTCTTCAtcattataaaattaaagttttctACAGAGCCCACTACCCATAAACATTTCACGTTCCCTCCCTTCATTATGTTTTTTACAATATTCAACATcacaaaacaaagagaaaaaataataatcaaacatTCATAAACACAAATTTCAAAGTATGTGTCTCTATTCAtacatatatagtatatatttcATATCAGAATTCTGAATCTAATATTTTGGACAGAGTATCGATATATACGTgagtattaaattttgaaacataTTGGTAATTAATAACGATATATATTGAATTCATTAAATTTAAATCCCGAGCTAAAATATATTCGTAGCTATGAAAGTGATACAGATGGGGTCGGAGTACAAAagtagttaaattttaaattattattctttgttTTGAACAAGCGTCATTGCCTTTTTGTGGCAAGAACACTGTACACTTGGCAAATCATATCAAAGAGTAGTCTTTATTAATGTCAACCGTTGAAGATTACAGTTTTGACTATTAATCTAGATTTAGGGTAGTTAGAAATTAGAATTGCATGGTGGAGTACTAGAGTTAGTTACTTTTCAAACTGATTCAcgataacaaaaataatttttagtggcaataaatatatacttcAAAAAAGAGCGCTAAAACATATACGGACATAAGTTAATCGACATTAAATCTAATGTCGCTATAAGCTTTATAGACATTtataaagagtgttaattgccggCCATCAAAAATACGTATTTAGTTGGAATTAAGCTATTGCCGTTAATTATATACCGACAATGATTCTAGTTGTACAAGTTCAAGTGGAATTTCCAAGAGCTTCTTGTAACTTCCCCTAGAGATTTCTCCATGGTGAGGATGCATGTAATTTAATTACTCCGTTGCATTAtaaacttaaaagtttttcaTGTGCCAAAAAAAAACAGTTATAATACACCTatctaaatgaaatatttatacgCGTGATGACTACATATTTGTTGTTTGAATAAGTAACAATTaatgaaagtaataataaaCGTTTGAAAGAACACACAATTTTACGTGGAAAATTCTCTAGAgttttaagtaataatttatgAAAGTATTAATAAACGtttgaaataacataaaattttatgtGAAAAACCCTCTAGAGTTTCTTAGTGTGTCCTCTAACTCCGCA
Protein-coding regions in this window:
- the LOC125858322 gene encoding plastid division protein PDV1 is translated as MKWEMEVYEIEAVLEKIWDLHDKLSDAIHSVSRAQFLNSIKSRSKSDDFYGHRFNKRNDNNGDQVKHGYVFVKEFRVDDDESAVHEAKSLNAIRTALEHLEDQLEFFHTVQNQQRAERDAALARLEQSRIVLAMRLAEHPGKKYKFIEEAQSLVGDVRNASQFVSPENLYGPATSATGENLTTQIRKRTNALFNIFFSSFDFFRKSLRVDEVGGILGNAALVAISMLALMHLQQVGSKEKYVLDLPLGQDVDYNRNIRKLSQPEGSSSGLNLDVLSARG
- the LOC125858328 gene encoding cytochrome c oxidase assembly protein COX16, mitochondrial-like codes for the protein MTTTQTTMSQPNKANERAASSTASVQNPASSFKRLGRKSPFMRYGLPMISLTVLGSIGLSQLLQGSKDIAKVKDDQEWEIIETRKALSRFGPVNAYNPKKMNLEEELKALQEKVDINDYEYKKIPKPKESE